The following proteins come from a genomic window of Aequorivita marisscotiae:
- a CDS encoding GNAT family N-acetyltransferase, giving the protein MNSKRMLFRQYSEGDFDDYLKLVSNAEVMKMITGYALSKEEAKDRFDKMLKINLESPEIGHFKVICAKDEAFMGHSKLVLTAEGEAEIGYVLMPQYWGKGFGNEIAETLTNRGREVEKISTLIAIIDPVNIASQKILSNQGFQFDYNGEYFGLPATYFRLKL; this is encoded by the coding sequence ATGAATTCTAAACGAATGCTATTTCGCCAGTATTCCGAAGGCGATTTTGACGATTATCTTAAATTGGTAAGCAATGCCGAGGTAATGAAAATGATAACAGGGTATGCGTTATCAAAAGAGGAGGCCAAAGATCGTTTCGACAAAATGTTGAAGATAAACCTTGAATCTCCAGAAATAGGTCATTTTAAAGTTATATGTGCAAAAGATGAAGCCTTCATGGGGCATTCAAAGTTAGTACTGACAGCAGAAGGTGAGGCCGAAATTGGATACGTGCTTATGCCCCAATATTGGGGTAAAGGTTTCGGCAACGAAATAGCCGAAACACTAACTAATCGGGGAAGAGAAGTTGAAAAGATTAGTACATTAATAGCTATTATTGATCCGGTAAATATTGCGTCGCAAAAAATTTTGAGCAATCAAGGATTTCAATTTGATTATAACGGCGAATACTTTGGTCTTCCTGCAACGTATTTTAGGTTGAAATTATAA
- a CDS encoding DUF5689 domain-containing protein, giving the protein MKNFKNIKQLVSLLLLICAIAAACVQDDDYKIPDVNVEEPNVVVNENIISIKERYRGYEPKIIEAGDGSNRELYIEAYVISSDETGNIYKSLVIQDKPENPTAGVAISTNATDLYTKYEPGRKIYFRVDGLYIGRYAELPTIGTQDGDEIGRINIEDFEERILRSTETDSLIPQIVTISEAADNDNNAALLNTLVKFEDVQFPDGLAGVAHYANPDNTYGVNRDVENCESELIALRTSGFADFKGILLPEGNGSITAILSRFNDDVQLIIRDIDDVQMEGERCDEGGGGTGGAIDLPFSENFENQPADVPVTMEGWANINVNDGAKLFMVEEHEANKYTQMSAYNSNENPCEVWLVTPGLILPSDSSPTLTFETNDGFYNGVGLFVKISTDFIDDVLTATWTELNANISSGHTSSYGSEFTPSGNVDLSAYAGQVVYIAFQYLGASNGVSTTYQIDTISVVE; this is encoded by the coding sequence ATGAAAAATTTTAAAAATATAAAACAGCTCGTTTCCCTACTACTTTTAATTTGTGCCATTGCGGCTGCTTGCGTGCAGGACGACGATTATAAAATTCCCGATGTAAATGTTGAAGAGCCCAATGTAGTGGTGAATGAAAATATAATATCAATTAAAGAGCGTTACAGAGGGTACGAACCCAAAATAATTGAAGCAGGCGATGGGTCTAACAGAGAACTATATATTGAAGCATATGTAATTTCTAGCGATGAAACGGGTAATATTTATAAATCGCTGGTTATTCAGGATAAACCGGAAAATCCCACAGCAGGTGTTGCTATTTCTACCAATGCCACTGATCTTTATACAAAATATGAACCTGGGCGTAAAATTTACTTTCGGGTAGATGGCTTGTATATTGGGCGATATGCCGAGCTACCTACAATCGGTACGCAAGATGGAGATGAAATTGGCCGTATAAATATTGAAGATTTTGAAGAGCGAATACTTCGTTCAACCGAAACAGATTCGCTTATTCCACAAATAGTAACAATATCGGAAGCGGCAGATAATGATAACAATGCCGCACTTTTAAATACACTGGTAAAGTTTGAAGATGTTCAATTTCCCGATGGCCTCGCGGGGGTAGCACATTACGCAAATCCGGATAATACCTATGGAGTAAATCGCGATGTAGAAAATTGCGAAAGCGAATTAATTGCGCTGCGAACAAGTGGATTTGCAGATTTTAAAGGAATTTTATTGCCCGAAGGTAATGGTTCTATTACGGCTATTTTAAGTAGGTTTAATGATGACGTGCAACTCATAATCCGCGATATTGATGATGTGCAAATGGAAGGTGAACGCTGTGACGAAGGCGGAGGTGGTACCGGCGGCGCGATAGATTTACCCTTCTCGGAAAATTTTGAAAATCAACCTGCAGATGTCCCCGTAACTATGGAAGGATGGGCAAATATAAATGTAAACGATGGCGCTAAACTATTTATGGTCGAGGAGCACGAAGCTAATAAATATACCCAAATGTCGGCATACAATTCTAATGAAAATCCTTGTGAAGTTTGGTTGGTTACCCCCGGATTAATATTGCCGAGCGATTCTTCGCCAACCCTTACTTTTGAAACAAATGATGGTTTTTATAATGGAGTTGGACTATTCGTGAAAATTTCAACAGATTTTATTGACGATGTTTTAACGGCAACGTGGACAGAATTGAATGCCAATATCTCCAGCGGACATACGAGTAGTTATGGTTCCGAATTTACACCATCTGGTAATGTTGATCTTTCAGCCTACGCGGGGCAAGTTGTTTATATTGCATTTCAATATTTAGGTGCTTCAAATGGCGTTTCTACAACCTATCAAATTGACACGATTTCGGTAGTGGAATAA
- a CDS encoding OmpA family protein, with the protein MNKIYTIFLLLAVSTSMVTAQNSKTKKADQYYDRLQYVDAAEAYGKLLKKGEGSTYVFERLGNSYFYINDTKKAETYYKRVVKRKDVDSETVYNYAQALKSNGKFGDYNTYMKQFAQMKPNDSRAIAFMKNPDYLPKIVDENSQKYEAKNLEALNSEYSDFGGLTIEKDFYFTSARNTTRKKYGWNEEPFLDIYKASIVGDVEKNEVLLKGDVNTKYHESTAAITPDGKRMYFDRNDYYNGKYKKSEAGISELNIYYAENVNGEWKDIQPVPFNDKQYSTSHPALSPDGNTLYFTSDRPGGKGQADLYKVSIAADGTFGTPVNLGDNINTEGREGFPFVDSNGTLYFASDGHLGMGGLDVFAAEANGNNFGEVKNLGLGVNSSDDDFAYSYNPATDEGYVSSNRAGGMGSDDIYKIKKLEICDVILNVLVVDATTNEPISGAQLDLFDNLENKLKSETTSTNGTSKITAACDQAHVVQAFKEGYESNAETVASSKEGEKNIRIALRPIDDIVEGEMVKLNPILFDFDKHNIKPQAAFELDKLVQLMKKHPEMVIKVEGHTDNRGTDAYNMNLSDRRAKNTVQYVISKGISKNRISGEGFGESRPAVNCGENCTEAQHQQNRRSDFIVVKK; encoded by the coding sequence ATGAACAAAATATATACAATATTTTTACTCCTAGCGGTAAGTACTTCCATGGTGACCGCTCAAAATAGTAAAACGAAAAAAGCCGATCAATATTACGATCGTTTACAATATGTAGACGCTGCAGAGGCTTATGGAAAACTACTTAAAAAAGGCGAGGGAAGTACCTACGTTTTCGAACGATTGGGGAATAGCTATTTTTATATTAACGATACAAAAAAGGCTGAAACCTACTACAAAAGAGTAGTAAAAAGAAAAGATGTAGATTCTGAAACGGTTTATAATTATGCCCAAGCCCTAAAATCAAATGGTAAGTTTGGCGATTATAACACCTATATGAAGCAATTTGCTCAAATGAAACCAAACGATTCGCGCGCTATTGCTTTTATGAAAAATCCAGATTATCTTCCTAAAATTGTCGATGAAAACAGCCAAAAATACGAAGCAAAAAATCTGGAGGCGTTAAACTCAGAATATTCAGATTTTGGTGGGTTAACCATTGAAAAAGATTTCTATTTTACATCTGCCAGAAATACAACTCGCAAAAAGTATGGATGGAACGAAGAGCCCTTTTTAGATATTTACAAAGCTTCTATTGTTGGCGATGTTGAAAAAAATGAAGTTCTGCTCAAAGGCGATGTAAACACAAAATATCACGAAAGCACCGCAGCCATTACCCCAGATGGCAAACGCATGTATTTTGACAGAAACGATTATTACAATGGAAAATACAAGAAGAGCGAGGCGGGCATAAGCGAATTAAATATTTATTACGCCGAAAATGTAAATGGGGAATGGAAAGATATACAACCTGTACCTTTTAACGATAAACAATACTCTACCAGTCACCCTGCGTTGAGCCCAGATGGCAACACCCTGTACTTTACTAGCGATCGTCCCGGTGGGAAAGGCCAGGCAGACCTTTATAAAGTGTCTATCGCTGCCGATGGAACTTTTGGAACACCCGTAAATTTAGGCGATAACATAAACACCGAAGGCAGAGAAGGTTTTCCTTTTGTGGATTCAAACGGTACCCTGTATTTTGCCAGTGATGGGCATTTAGGAATGGGTGGCTTAGATGTTTTTGCTGCAGAAGCTAATGGAAATAACTTTGGCGAAGTTAAAAACCTCGGACTTGGCGTTAATTCTAGCGATGATGATTTTGCGTATTCGTACAATCCAGCTACAGACGAAGGTTATGTATCTTCAAACAGAGCTGGCGGAATGGGGAGCGATGATATTTACAAAATTAAAAAGTTAGAAATCTGCGACGTAATTCTCAATGTTTTGGTAGTAGATGCTACAACCAACGAACCAATTTCCGGAGCCCAATTAGATTTGTTTGACAATCTTGAAAACAAATTAAAAAGCGAAACTACCAGTACTAACGGGACTTCAAAAATTACAGCAGCTTGCGATCAAGCACACGTGGTGCAAGCCTTTAAAGAAGGTTACGAAAGCAATGCCGAAACCGTAGCCTCTTCAAAAGAAGGAGAAAAAAATATACGCATAGCACTTCGTCCAATTGACGATATTGTTGAAGGCGAAATGGTTAAATTGAATCCAATTCTATTTGATTTTGACAAGCACAACATAAAGCCCCAAGCAGCATTCGAGTTGGATAAATTAGTGCAATTAATGAAGAAGCATCCTGAAATGGTTATTAAAGTTGAAGGCCACACAGATAACAGAGGCACCGACGCTTACAATATGAATCTATCTGATAGACGAGCAAAAAACACGGTGCAATATGTAATTTCGAAAGGAATTTCAAAAAACCGCATTAGCGGTGAAGGGTTTGGCGAAAGCAGACCTGCGGTAAATTGTGGTGAAAACTGCACCGAGGCACAACACCAGCAAAACCGACGTTCAGATTTTATAGTTGTAAAGAAATAA
- a CDS encoding gliding motility-associated C-terminal domain-containing protein → MKNSFKPHSFLLFSFLFISVSAFAQGPGCPNVYAGEDVELDCGEPCTDLTASYLDTGETTSYQVTSIPYDPPFPFTGGTPVSVNTDDVWSPAIQLPFDFCFFGQTYTQMVIGSNAVISFDLASNSPGSYCSWSFDESIPDPNLFFTAIFGPYMDVDPSVGGSGQINWAVFGDAPCRTMVVNFPGIPYFGSACTGLELTSQVVIYETTNVVEVYIQDRPDGCSWNDGNAVVGIQNQNGTQGYTPPGRNTGDWLATDEAWRFTPNGASNVVFSWLDSSGTVIGTDRTINVCPTDPTTTYTAQAVYTNCNGDIITETDEVVVTTASGNITLELGPDLSFCDTPSYEIIPEITGDTTGATYLWSPGGETTPTITVTTSGTYTLEITKGSCVVTDSVNILFLSSPNCTIEPICEGVDFEENFGTGTGRVSTPYTNYTFNGTTQVDDGEYTISNTSAGLNTGWFPDMEDHTEGDVDGRMLFVNASFDPDEFYRRTITLNQNIEYTFNAWITTVYDTDTGICSGSGIPSNVIFRIEDPSGNLIAETNTGDIPNGPEPNWQEFAIVFNTGNNTDVQLVLINNSIGGCGNDLAIDDITLSLQNLQPEIVTPPDLSACDENGDETEVFNLEDQISIILNGQDPALFNTSFHLSQFESEANQNAITNPSAYTNVSNPETIYVRVEKANEPTCFSTVSFQLIVNPIFDLSGNLPSEVQLCVGDDFPVLDATPSDPGIDLTLVTYEWTDENGNTVSTDATYTPTDAGTYNVTVSYPPCSEQTFVINVIVNEPPVLDLGSDQVLCNGSSFEIVPVITGNTSGITYLWSTGETTPTITVSESGTYTLEITVGPCVVSDSIDIIISDPVMVNLGDDFSTCFESDTILTAQVDGDPQNATYEWYLDGILLAGENNQTLFISQAGEYTVVVTVGSCSGEDSIVVSIRDDLEVALGANFQTCPNQPETLTATTSEEDATFQWYLNGTLLANETNNTLNFSIEAGTMGTQTYSVVITVGGCSGEDSIDITLYDVGQCVISEGLSPNGDGYNDTLDLTFLNDRTGISKLQIFNRLGALVFEQNNYINQWSGQTQDGNDLPSGTYFYVIDLAGNDAVYGPQATGWIYLNQEAN, encoded by the coding sequence TTGAAAAACAGCTTTAAACCACACTCCTTTCTACTCTTTTCATTTTTATTTATTTCTGTCTCAGCATTTGCGCAAGGTCCTGGTTGCCCTAATGTTTATGCGGGAGAAGATGTTGAGCTAGACTGCGGCGAACCATGTACAGATCTTACGGCAAGTTATTTAGACACTGGAGAGACCACTAGTTACCAAGTGACTTCAATACCGTATGACCCTCCATTCCCATTTACAGGCGGAACACCGGTTTCTGTAAATACAGACGATGTTTGGTCTCCAGCCATCCAACTACCCTTTGATTTTTGTTTTTTTGGACAAACATATACTCAAATGGTAATTGGCTCTAACGCCGTAATTTCATTCGATTTGGCGAGCAATTCACCCGGCAGTTATTGCAGTTGGTCTTTTGACGAATCTATACCGGATCCTAACTTATTTTTTACAGCCATTTTTGGGCCGTATATGGATGTAGACCCATCTGTTGGTGGCTCAGGCCAAATAAATTGGGCTGTATTTGGCGATGCACCTTGTAGAACAATGGTGGTTAATTTTCCTGGCATTCCTTACTTCGGATCTGCTTGTACAGGTCTTGAACTTACATCTCAAGTTGTAATATATGAAACTACAAATGTGGTAGAAGTTTATATTCAGGATAGACCAGATGGTTGTTCCTGGAATGACGGAAATGCAGTAGTGGGAATCCAAAACCAAAACGGAACCCAAGGATATACCCCGCCGGGAAGAAACACCGGCGACTGGTTAGCAACAGATGAAGCATGGCGATTTACGCCAAATGGAGCATCAAATGTGGTGTTTTCTTGGTTAGATTCAAGTGGAACCGTTATTGGTACAGACCGTACAATAAATGTGTGCCCAACAGATCCTACAACTACCTATACCGCACAAGCTGTTTACACAAATTGTAATGGCGATATTATTACTGAAACTGATGAGGTAGTAGTTACCACTGCCTCCGGAAACATTACTTTAGAGTTGGGCCCAGATTTAAGCTTCTGCGATACACCTTCTTACGAAATAATTCCAGAAATAACAGGAGACACCACAGGAGCTACATATTTATGGAGCCCTGGAGGCGAGACCACACCAACTATTACGGTAACGACTTCCGGGACTTACACCCTCGAAATAACCAAAGGCTCCTGCGTAGTAACAGATAGTGTAAACATTCTTTTTCTTTCCAGTCCTAACTGTACTATAGAACCTATTTGTGAAGGTGTAGACTTTGAAGAAAATTTTGGTACAGGCACTGGTAGAGTCTCTACACCTTATACTAATTATACCTTCAACGGAACTACTCAAGTAGATGATGGCGAGTACACGATTTCAAATACTTCTGCAGGATTAAATACAGGATGGTTTCCAGATATGGAAGATCATACTGAAGGTGATGTAGATGGAAGAATGCTTTTTGTAAATGCTTCATTTGATCCCGATGAGTTTTACAGAAGAACCATAACTTTAAACCAAAACATTGAATACACGTTTAACGCATGGATTACAACTGTTTACGATACAGATACTGGTATTTGTAGTGGCTCTGGAATTCCTTCAAACGTTATTTTTAGAATAGAAGACCCTTCAGGCAATCTAATAGCCGAAACAAATACAGGTGATATTCCAAATGGTCCTGAGCCTAACTGGCAAGAATTTGCCATTGTATTTAATACGGGTAACAATACAGATGTGCAGCTCGTACTTATTAATAACTCTATTGGTGGCTGCGGAAATGATTTAGCTATTGACGATATTACGCTGAGTCTTCAAAACCTACAACCGGAAATAGTTACCCCGCCAGACTTGAGTGCGTGTGATGAAAATGGCGATGAAACGGAAGTATTTAATTTGGAAGATCAAATAAGCATTATTTTAAATGGCCAAGACCCTGCACTTTTTAATACTTCATTTCATCTATCACAGTTTGAATCTGAAGCGAACCAAAATGCAATTACAAACCCATCTGCTTATACCAATGTTTCTAACCCAGAAACTATATATGTTAGAGTTGAAAAAGCCAACGAACCTACATGTTTTAGCACGGTTTCATTCCAACTAATTGTAAATCCCATTTTTGATCTGTCAGGAAATCTGCCATCAGAAGTGCAACTTTGTGTTGGAGACGATTTTCCAGTTCTAGATGCCACTCCTTCAGATCCTGGTATTGATCTAACTTTAGTGACTTATGAATGGACTGATGAAAATGGAAACACAGTATCTACAGATGCTACTTATACGCCAACAGATGCTGGCACATACAATGTTACTGTTAGCTATCCTCCGTGTAGTGAACAAACGTTTGTAATAAACGTAATAGTGAACGAACCTCCAGTGCTTGATTTAGGTTCAGACCAAGTTTTATGTAACGGTTCTTCTTTTGAAATAGTTCCAGTAATTACAGGAAATACTTCAGGAATTACGTATCTCTGGAGTACTGGCGAAACAACACCCACTATTACCGTTAGCGAAAGCGGAACCTACACGTTAGAGATAACTGTGGGTCCTTGCGTGGTATCTGATAGTATTGATATTATTATTTCAGATCCAGTTATGGTAAACTTAGGTGATGATTTCTCAACCTGTTTTGAATCGGATACTATTCTTACTGCCCAAGTAGATGGCGACCCACAAAATGCAACTTACGAGTGGTATTTAGACGGAATCTTACTTGCTGGAGAAAATAACCAAACCTTATTCATATCGCAAGCAGGAGAATACACTGTCGTAGTAACGGTAGGGAGCTGTAGTGGCGAAGATTCAATAGTTGTAAGTATTCGGGACGATTTGGAGGTTGCGCTTGGTGCAAATTTCCAAACGTGCCCCAATCAACCAGAAACGTTAACGGCAACTACTTCGGAAGAAGATGCAACCTTTCAATGGTATTTAAACGGTACCTTATTAGCTAATGAAACAAACAATACTTTAAATTTTAGTATTGAAGCGGGAACGATGGGAACTCAAACCTATTCCGTTGTAATTACAGTTGGAGGATGTTCTGGCGAAGATTCAATAGACATCACTTTATATGATGTAGGCCAATGCGTTATTTCTGAAGGGTTATCTCCAAATGGCGACGGTTATAACGACACCTTAGATTTAACTTTCTTAAATGATAGAACAGGTATCAGTAAACTGCAAATCTTTAATAGATTGGGCGCTCTTGTTTTTGAACAGAACAATTACATAAACCAATGGAGCGGCCAAACCCAAGACGGGAACGACTTACCTTCCGGAACATATTTTTACGTAATTGATCTTGCTGGTAACGATGCTGTTTACGGTCCGCAAGCAACGGGCTGGATTTATCTTAACCAAGAAGCTAACTAA
- a CDS encoding PorP/SprF family type IX secretion system membrane protein: MKKHIYILIVLMAVMLFQETQAQQDPQYTQYMYNMNVVNPAYAGSKESLSLTALYRNQWSGMDDNPVTFTFSAHKPISDKIGLGLSAIKDELGPVSETNVYADFSYTLQVASTVKLALGLKAGASFHEVGLSTLELQDPNDPFFSQDIKNTYPNIGAGAFLYGDNFYVGLSVPNMLKSVHLDENGIKYGSETNHYFATAGYVFQVSENFKLKPSVMVKSAFDAPVSYDGNLNALFYDKFELGASYRLDDSFSGLVGFQINPNIRIGYAYDHVTSDLKTVGPASHEVVLTFDLYFKPRVLRSPRFF; encoded by the coding sequence ATGAAAAAACATATATATATCCTTATTGTATTGATGGCGGTGATGCTCTTTCAAGAAACACAAGCGCAGCAAGACCCTCAATACACCCAATACATGTACAATATGAACGTTGTAAACCCTGCTTATGCTGGGTCAAAGGAAAGCCTTTCCCTCACAGCATTATACCGAAACCAATGGTCCGGGATGGACGATAACCCCGTTACCTTTACATTTTCGGCGCATAAGCCAATTAGCGACAAAATAGGTCTGGGGCTTTCTGCCATTAAAGACGAATTAGGCCCCGTGAGCGAAACAAATGTTTACGCAGATTTCTCGTACACCCTGCAAGTAGCAAGTACGGTAAAACTGGCTTTGGGATTAAAAGCGGGTGCATCATTTCACGAAGTTGGTCTTTCAACTTTAGAGCTGCAAGACCCGAATGATCCATTTTTTAGCCAAGACATTAAAAACACCTATCCCAATATTGGAGCCGGAGCATTCCTCTATGGCGATAATTTTTATGTAGGTTTATCTGTTCCAAATATGCTGAAATCTGTTCACTTAGACGAAAACGGAATTAAATACGGTTCAGAAACTAACCACTATTTTGCAACTGCGGGATACGTTTTTCAGGTTTCAGAAAACTTTAAGTTGAAACCTTCAGTGATGGTTAAATCTGCTTTTGATGCACCAGTTTCTTACGACGGAAACTTAAACGCACTATTTTATGATAAGTTTGAACTTGGAGCATCGTACAGATTGGACGATTCATTCAGTGGCTTGGTTGGGTTTCAAATTAATCCCAATATACGCATTGGATATGCTTATGACCACGTAACTTCAGACCTTAAAACCGTTGGTCCAGCATCGCACGAAGTGGTGCTAACCTTCGATCTGTACTTTAAGCCACGTGTTTTACGTTCCCCAAGATTCTTCTAA
- a CDS encoding carboxypeptidase-like regulatory domain-containing protein — protein MKCFIFIGVLFILSGFSSFAQNAVITGSVVDTNSSEPLPDVNIAILNTAYATTTNAEGIFSFSQPDLPKGEQILVVTKAGYTTLRIPIKIQENTPVVLNSILLALDLSAIEAQIGIISLSDAELDEDEGTSYNISGLLQATKDVFLNAAAYDFSTTFFRPRGYDSSDGKVLINGLEMNKIYNGRPQWSNWGGLNDAQRNQMFSMGISANEYTFGDLAGTTNIIMRASQYRKGGRISYATSNRSYRGRVMGSYNSGLLPSGWAYSILLARRFANEGFNEGTLYDANSIFVSLERRFNETNSLNLTAFYTPNRRGKSSPNTQEVYDLKDTQYNAYWGLQEGEIRNSRIKEVIEPIIMLNHFWDISEKTRLNTNIGYQFGKIGNSRLGYDNAPNPDPSYYQKMPSYFLADPTGPNYEGAYQAYSKFVEDGQLDWRNIYETNIFYGGTARYYLYEDRNDDTQLSANTILNSKLNDKLTLTAAINFRNLNSQNFANMLDLLGGNGYLDVDTFNTGDASQNDLNNPNRVIGEGDKMKYNFEFDATDYDAFLQGQFNYSKINFYVAGKFGITGYQRNGLYRNGSFPENSFGKSEKLNFTTYGVKAGATYNISGRHILKTNGAYFTNAPTLRNSFSNARQNNATVVGLSEELNIHIDGSYIFRSPIVKARLTGYYSLKQDASEISFYYADGISVPGRSASTAFVQEVLTDIDKKNIGGEFGIEAQLIPTFKIKGAAAYGQYIYNNNPNLYLTSDDFTDVPNGAVNYGESTLKNYKIAGGPQQAYQIGFEYRDPDFWFLGATTNYFSNAYIDVSPLTRTANFYLDTDGIPFNDYNPEIARELLRQEKFDEYILVNVIGGKSWKIKGYYLGFFASISNILDQKYKTGGFEQGRSANYRTLLEDTANATRVFGPKYWYGYGTTYYINFYVRF, from the coding sequence ATGAAATGTTTCATTTTTATAGGGGTTCTATTTATTTTGAGTGGCTTTTCTTCGTTTGCTCAAAACGCAGTGATTACAGGTAGCGTTGTAGATACAAATTCCAGCGAACCTTTACCGGATGTAAATATTGCTATATTAAATACAGCTTATGCAACAACTACTAATGCCGAAGGAATATTTTCATTTTCGCAGCCAGACCTCCCTAAAGGCGAACAGATTCTTGTAGTAACAAAAGCTGGATACACAACCTTGCGAATTCCTATAAAAATTCAAGAAAACACACCCGTAGTTTTAAATTCAATTTTATTGGCGTTAGACCTATCTGCAATTGAAGCACAAATTGGTATAATTAGTCTATCGGACGCCGAATTGGATGAAGATGAGGGTACATCCTACAATATTTCTGGCTTGTTACAGGCTACCAAAGACGTTTTTTTAAACGCTGCGGCTTACGATTTTAGTACAACATTCTTTCGGCCACGAGGCTACGATTCCAGCGATGGCAAAGTGCTAATTAACGGATTGGAAATGAACAAAATATACAACGGAAGACCACAATGGTCCAATTGGGGAGGATTAAATGATGCGCAACGCAACCAAATGTTCTCAATGGGTATTTCGGCAAATGAATATACGTTCGGCGATCTCGCAGGAACTACAAATATAATTATGCGAGCTTCCCAATATCGAAAAGGAGGGCGCATTTCGTATGCCACCAGCAACAGAAGTTATCGGGGTAGGGTTATGGGCTCTTATAACAGCGGATTGCTTCCAAGTGGTTGGGCTTACTCCATATTGTTGGCAAGACGTTTTGCAAATGAAGGGTTTAATGAAGGAACCTTGTACGATGCCAATTCAATATTTGTTTCATTAGAGAGAAGATTCAACGAGACGAACAGCTTAAACCTAACAGCCTTTTATACCCCAAATAGAAGGGGTAAATCTTCACCAAACACCCAAGAAGTTTATGACCTTAAAGACACTCAATACAATGCTTACTGGGGATTACAGGAGGGTGAAATTCGCAATTCACGGATAAAAGAAGTGATAGAACCTATTATTATGCTTAATCATTTTTGGGATATTTCAGAAAAAACTAGGCTCAATACTAATATCGGGTATCAATTTGGAAAGATTGGAAACAGCCGCTTGGGTTACGACAACGCTCCCAATCCAGATCCGAGCTACTATCAAAAAATGCCGAGTTATTTTTTGGCAGATCCAACTGGGCCAAATTATGAAGGAGCGTACCAGGCATATTCAAAATTTGTAGAAGATGGGCAATTAGATTGGAGGAACATTTACGAAACCAATATTTTTTACGGCGGCACAGCGCGATATTATTTATACGAAGATAGAAACGATGATACCCAGCTTTCTGCAAATACAATATTAAACTCGAAATTAAATGATAAGCTCACACTAACGGCAGCTATAAATTTTCGGAATTTAAACTCCCAAAACTTCGCCAATATGCTCGATCTGCTCGGTGGAAACGGATATTTGGATGTAGATACCTTTAACACGGGCGATGCTTCGCAAAACGATTTAAACAATCCCAATCGCGTTATAGGTGAAGGCGATAAAATGAAATATAATTTTGAATTTGATGCCACAGATTACGATGCGTTTTTACAAGGGCAGTTTAACTATTCTAAAATAAACTTTTACGTAGCCGGAAAATTTGGTATTACGGGTTATCAAAGAAACGGTCTTTATCGCAATGGAAGTTTTCCAGAAAATTCCTTTGGGAAAAGTGAGAAATTGAATTTTACAACTTATGGTGTAAAGGCGGGGGCTACCTATAATATTTCGGGAAGACATATTTTAAAGACGAACGGTGCGTATTTTACCAATGCGCCAACCCTTCGCAATTCTTTTTCAAACGCTCGCCAGAACAATGCTACTGTGGTAGGACTATCTGAAGAATTAAATATACATATTGATGGCAGCTATATTTTCCGTTCGCCCATTGTAAAGGCGCGTTTAACGGGATATTATAGCTTAAAGCAGGATGCTTCCGAAATATCGTTTTATTATGCAGATGGCATTTCGGTACCGGGAAGAAGTGCTTCCACTGCTTTTGTACAAGAAGTATTAACAGATATAGATAAAAAAAATATCGGGGGCGAATTCGGTATTGAAGCACAACTAATTCCAACTTTTAAAATTAAAGGTGCCGCGGCCTACGGACAGTATATATATAACAACAATCCGAACCTTTATTTAACCTCCGATGATTTTACAGATGTACCCAATGGTGCTGTAAACTATGGGGAATCAACTTTAAAAAATTACAAAATTGCGGGCGGACCGCAGCAAGCCTATCAAATTGGTTTTGAATATCGCGATCCAGATTTTTGGTTCCTTGGCGCAACCACAAATTATTTCTCCAATGCATATATTGATGTATCGCCACTTACCAGAACAGCGAATTTTTATCTAGATACCGACGGAATTCCTTTCAACGATTACAACCCAGAAATTGCAAGAGAACTTTTAAGGCAAGAAAAGTTTGACGAATATATTTTGGTAAATGTAATAGGCGGAAAATCGTGGAAGATTAAGGGCTATTATCTCGGCTTCTTTGCCAGTATTAGCAACATTTTAGACCAAAAATATAAAACCGGTGGTTTTGAACAAGGAAGAAGTGCAAACTACCGAACACTTTTAGAAGATACCGCAAATGCTACACGTGTATTCGGTCCCAAATACTGGTATGGCTACGGAACTACGTATTATATAAACTTCTATGTTCGATTTTAA